The genomic stretch GATACATTCATGCGGTTTTATCTGATCTCTTCTATCGAACAATTTCATCGGATTTAATGGACCAATAGCCCATTGTTTAACACCTGCGTTCTTCTCTTTTGCTAAAGAATCGAGATATAATCCTTCGACTTCATAGCAAGAATTGAATAAATCGCCACGATTGATCTTTTCGCGAAACTCCTTCTGGATTTTTACATATTCTGCAAACTCTGGAGTTATTGAATCGTCGCGCCAGAGGCGAATGGAAACAGTTGAAATGCAACGCAAGCTGTAGCATTCGACATTTTGTATAGAAGGAGTATCTTCAAGAACCCAAGCAATTAAAGAATCGTAAATAACGATAACCCTTTTGTAGTTTCTTGATAGTTCACGTAAAAGGGAAGTTACCGGGTGACGTAGATGACACGTGGCATGGAAAGAAGGCATTAGTTGGGAGGGGAATTTGGTGTTGGAATTTGGATTTGGTGGTGGAGTTTGGTAGTCTGGGATTGTTAGTTCGTGGAAATTAAGGTTGGAAATGGAAAGTGGATCCCACCCATGCACACGTGTCTTCGCTTGACGGAGGTGTGCGGTGGTGCTGGCGAAGTGGATCGGGTGGTTACAGGCGGCGATAAGGCGGGAGAGGTGGAGGAGTTGGTTTAAATGGCCTTGTGCTGGTAGAGGAACCATTACTATGGCAACCTCCATATTGTTAAGTTTGGCCAtagaagagataattttttttgttggtgaaaataaaattgttggTTACAATTGAGGTGTATTTATTGGTGTGGAGTAGTACGTTacaatttgaccaaaaaaaaaatattcacgCGTTCAGTACTCGTACGGAAATTCGATAAAGTTTAAATTTGCATCGTAAAATCAAGTTTAAAGTATATTCTAATATTAGAGAATTTCATATTTAGGAATCAAAAAATTTCTAACTAAAAATGAGATAGTAGTTAtcatttcaccaaaatattataaaaataagaagcAGAACGCGTTATCACCTACCGTCCTTTCCTCTACTGTTGGGAATATTCCTTCCATAGATGGGGAATTTAAGCTCTAGATTTAGAAAGGTCATTGATAAAGAACGCTATCATCAAATAATTCTTACTTGatgtaaatttaaattaattaaatttctacATCAATATCGAATattaaagaaggaaaataatacataaagtgatatttaataaatttctaCATCAATATCGAACCTTAAAGAAGGAAAATAATACATAGAGTGATATGGTAGATCTAGAATAatctttttaaaagttttttcaaTCTGTCAAGATGAAATAATAATgtcactttttttatttatttaggtaTAACAGCTATATATAGCATAATACAATTGGAAAATTGATGTTGATGGGAAGAGAAAAAAGGAATTATATCGTTTTGCAAAGTCAAGTCAATATTGTGTAGCTAACCAAATTTTCTCCAAGAAAATGACTTAATACTTTGAACTAACGTGATTCCTACAActattttttttgactttttaattagtttcatatatttatactgaaatttaattaaatttatatattacaGGATCTATTTATGAAGCGgtgatatttttaaataatttacttttaattaaaaaaattcgaACCTGAAAG from Capsicum annuum cultivar UCD-10X-F1 unplaced genomic scaffold, UCD10Xv1.1 ctg50490, whole genome shotgun sequence encodes the following:
- the LOC124892774 gene encoding zeatin O-glucosyltransferase-like, coding for MEVAIVMVPLPAQGHLNQLLHLSRLIAACNHPIHFASTTAHLRQAKTRVHGWDPLSISNLNFHELTIPDYQTPPPNPNSNTKFPSQLMPSFHATCHLRHPVTSLLRELSRNYKRVIVIYDSLIAWVLEDTPSIQNVECYSLRCISTVSIRLWRDDSITPEFAEYVKIQKEFREKINRGDLFNSCYEVEGLYLDSLAKEKNAGVKQWAIGPLNPMK